The Pseudochaenichthys georgianus chromosome 23, fPseGeo1.2, whole genome shotgun sequence sequence CACAGGCGGGGGGGAGCCCTCGAGGGCCAGAAACCGGGATTCAGGCCGATCTACGTCTAGTAGTGAGGAAGGTTAGTCCCGATTTTGTTGACTGGAATTATCTTATCGACTCATCAATTAGTGGTTTTGAGTCACTACAAACGTCACTTTTTACTTTGCACACtgtcattttaaaaaaaatgtaattctacattttgtctttttaaccAGACTCAAAGCTCACTGATGGTAGATGCTACCAGTGGCAGCTGAATGATGGAAATGGTTGGATGGATGTTGCCAATGATCACATCCTCGAGGCCCAGTATTCGCTGCCTCACTGCAAAGGCATTAAAATCTACAACACACCATACGGGTAAGAGATAACAATGCAGTGCCGAAACATTTTCTACATCAAAAACGGTTTAATGActgatctctctgtctctgtctgtaggGCAGTGAGTATATCTTTTAACCGGATGAGAGTGGATGGAAAGAGTCTGAGAGTGAGACGTTTGGATGATGGAAACACTGTGTGGATCTGGTACTGCACACTGAGTGGAAAGTGGATCAAATATGGAGACAAGGTAGATATAATTAAACGATTGGACCTtgtgcaaaaaaaagtcccgaGTTTAACATTTGATCTTCTTGGTCAATTTGACAATGAATACTTTTTTTCTGGACAGGACTCAAAGGGCCACACCAGTCCTGTGAAGAGCTCTGACATAGAGAACAAGTTCCAGAGTAACCCAACAAGCTCTGTCACGTTCAACGTCGGTGCTAAAACCTCTGAGATTAAATTCAGAGGTGAAGTATACTCAAAAAACTTTCACCAAATGCACATGTTTACTAATCCTGTCCAACTAAATCCAAATGTAGAACATTGTGCCATTGGGAAGTACACACCCCATGAGAAATCAGGGTCGTGTGCACACATTAATAGCAAAAGTTGTGATAATGAAGTCAGGAATATCCCAATAAGAATCTAAAGATATAGTGGAGGACCGGACTGCAAACCTAAATAGAAAACTATTTCTGAAGTGAAATACTTCCCAGGGAGTAAAAACCAAACAGCAGTCATtgaaatgtaaatacaactgtaGAATTGAATAATGTCATTCAAACATATCAGCATTCAAATGTGCTCTTGAATGTGCGCAGATTACCTAAAATCAAATCCCAATCTATGTGTGAACTGGATTGTAAATTGGCCTGATGTTAGTTTCTTCTTAGAAAGCagctttattttattcttttttttggcAGAAATGCGACAGGtgtccaaaaagaaaaagagaaaagtaACTCGTCGACCGCTGTTCCGACAGCCCGCAGGAGCACAGTGAGTCTGGATTGTGTGAATAAACCATTTCCCAAAGTCAAACCATTTCTTCAAATTAATCCAGAATTTTATATTTACAGAGCTTCTCAAGCAACATTAGCTTTCCAGAATCTTTCTTTGGGCTCCAAACCACAGTGGCAGTTTGAGGGGAACAGTGGAGCGTGGCATGTGTTCAAACGCAGGGCAAGTTATCTGGTTCCATTAAGCTAAGAAATTGTATCTGTCTTTGTTACGAAGTGCAAAAAACATGATGTTTCAAATGGTTTCAGCAGAGAGGAACGTCGACTGAATGCTCAGTAATCAGTGATGAGATCGAGAGGAAGTACCAGCAAAACCCCCAGAGCAGCATGACCTTCAACGTGAAGGGACAGACCTACAAACTGGATTTTGCAGGTAGTTATTTTTCAAAAACTGTAAgaagacactttttttttactggTTAACTATTTACTAATAAGTTCATGAGTTTATAAATCGTGGTTTGTTACTAGTAAATCCTATAAAATACATGTTCCTGCTAAATAAAGCATGAAAAAACAACTCTCCCTGCTATAATGAACTGTAAATTGCTTGAACAGTAATCCTGAAACACAACATACAGTAGagcatttatttgttttattttcccTCTGCAGCGATGATCCAAACCAACCTGAACACCAAGCGTTCACGCAGGATGCGACGTGTGCTGGTGTGAGAATTAAAGGAGATTTGGAAGAGCTCAAGAAGAAAATCTATAAAACAATTGTGCAATACCATATTTATACAATCAATTCAATCTGAGATGTGTTTATTTGGGGTATTTGAAGCAAACGTAATCATTGCTCTGAATTGACGTGGCAGTACATTGGCGTCTTTACAGAAGAAATACATAATTCAGGATAAGATGGAATGATGCCAAAGactgttctttttttatttggatTTTGTACAAAAAAAGCTTTGAAGTTTACCAGCTCACCTAAATGCTGCCTGACAAGTTTTACCTCAGATTATGGATACTTTACACATTTGCCTTTTGCAGAAATCACACACACCGTGCAAATACTTACTACCATACTATAAGATGACATTACAAATGTTAGCTTAATAAGAAAAAATTCTCCTGGAATGATCAgacttatattttattatatattttcatatttcatATATTTCTTATATTTCATATACAGTGTGTATATAAAACATATATGAAAATTGGTTTGGCAATATGTTTAATGCAAATTCAAGGTAAATaataattactttttttaagtgttttataaaagtCAGGGGGTTGCATAATgcaatataaatatgtaattattTCTGCTCAAGATTCAAACTATTGGATCTTAAGGTTTACGTCTACTTCATACATAGCATTTTCCTTCAATAAAAATGGATGTaatattgttttttgttttaatattttgAAAATGCACTATATCGACAGCTGTGTTATCCTAAATAAATCCCTGTAGACAAAGAACACAAGACATAAAAACTTTTAAtaatatacagttgcaagaaaaagtatgtgaaccctttggaattacctggatttcggcataagttggtcataaaatgtgttctgatcttcatctaagtcacaacaacagacaaacacagtctgcttcaaCTAATACCACagaaacaattatatgttttcatgtttttattgaactcaccatgtaaacattcacagtgcagggtgtgaagtgaacccctaggctaaagacttcttcaagagctaattgcagtcaggagtcagccaacctggagtccaatcaatgagacgagattggaggtgttggttgaagctgccctgccctataagaaatacacaccagttttgaatgtgctattcttaagaagcattgccagatgtgaaccatgcctcgcacacaagagctctcagaagacctacgattaagaattgttgacttgcataaagctggaaagggttataaaagtatctctaaaagccttgatgttcatcagtccacggtgagacaagttgtctatacatggagaaagttcagcactgttgctactctccctaggagtgtccgtcctgtaaagatgactgcaagagcacagcgcagaatgctcaatgaggtgaatcctagagtgtcagctagagacttttacttttggtactttaagtttagtttgatgctaatacttttataCGTTTACTTCAGTAACCTTTTTATTGCAGGACTTGTACTtgttgtaacagagtattcctaaactctggtacttctacttttactcaagtacacgatctgagtacttctccactTCTGAGTGTGACATTACTGAAAAgatcatgttgttgttttcattCCTGGTTTTGTTGCGTGAGCAATTCACGTGGAATCTGTGCGTGATAAAACTGCCCTGAAACGAAAGTGAAAGAAACGCTTCTTTAAAAAGTAAACCTTCACATCGGTTTCTGAGTAAGAGATATTCAAGTGGATTTAATGGAACTATAAAGGATATCGTTGCagtaccttttttttctttttttcccgtTTTTGAAACGGCCTTGTTGTTATTAGGACAATATTTCGTAACATCATGGTGAGTCTTCGTCACGGAATCACTTAGACTCTAAAAGTTTCTTTGATGtgagatgaacatatttgtgtttgtttctcacAGGAAAATGCTGACGAGATGAACCATTGGCAGGAGACTGCAGGTTTGTATGATATTTTGAATTTCTGAATGACTTCTTAGTACCTGAAGTGTGCAT is a genomic window containing:
- the LOC117439325 gene encoding protein mono-ADP-ribosyltransferase PARP12, whose protein sequence is MASACLADEEKPSCDSESSSEAESDASEESDSDSDSDEGDGFQLDGNGPCKYYNKGRCRDGDGCSFQHVCQFALTGSCRYGSKCKLNHPTGGGEPSRARNRDSGRSTSSSEEDSKLTDGRCYQWQLNDGNGWMDVANDHILEAQYSLPHCKGIKIYNTPYGAVSISFNRMRVDGKSLRVRRLDDGNTVWIWYCTLSGKWIKYGDKDSKGHTSPVKSSDIENKFQSNPTSSVTFNVGAKTSEIKFREMRQVSKKKKRKVTRRPLFRQPAGAQASQATLAFQNLSLGSKPQWQFEGNSGAWHVFKRRASYLKWFQQRGTSTECSVISDEIERKYQQNPQSSMTFNVKGQTYKLDFAAMIQTNLNTKRSRRMRRVLV